The genomic window CTGGGGCGGCAGCCCGCGGATCGTCACGGGGCGCTCGGCGACGTCGGGCACGCGGATGGCTTCCCACGTGCCGTAAACGGTCAGCGCCGCGGCGAGGACGAAGACGAGCAGCGAAGCCCCGGCGGCGGGAAACGGCTGGCGGGCGCAGAGCTTCCACAGCAGCCAGAGCGCGTCTTTGATCAGCAGCAGAAACAGCGCCACGATCAGCAGATTGTAGAGCAGCGAGCCCGCGATCATGACCCAGCGCGGCAGGTCCGGAGCAAAGAACATGCCGCCACCCAGCCGCTGGTAGATGGAATTCTTGAAAGCCCCCGCCAGCAGCAGCGCCGCGGCGGCTAGCTTGCCCCCGAGGGGCAGCCGCAGCGGGCAGATCATGCTGAACGTTTCGTACAGGAAAATGACGATCGAGATCGCAAACATAACGCGCATGGAAAAACCTCCGGACATTCTTTTGTTCATGACGGCCGACGGGCCGGCGAAAAATACGGCATAATTTAACACCGAGAGCCCGCTTCAGGTCAAGCTTCCTCTTGGGCATGACAGCGACTCACGCCTCCGGCGCGCATGAAAACGCCGTTATGGGCGGATTGGCAACCCGGCGCTGTTTCTTGATTAAAACCCTGAATTACAGGAGCGCCCCGGGAAGATCCACGCAGAGAGTCACGCAGGTTGCGCAGCGGTCGAGATAGAGACGATAAATATATATTGTTGTTTTCAACGGTCTGGACGGAATCGCGTCTTTGCAGTACAATGACCACGTCAAAACAGACTGAACCAAGGAGGAATTACCAAATGAAGAAGTTTTTCCGTGTCTTTACACTGCTTGCGGCTTTGACGCTAGCCATTGCCGGCGCGGCTTATGCCGATACAAAGATCGGCGTGGCCGACATGCAGAGGATCCTTTTCAATCATCCCAACTTTGAGCAGGTCAGCAAGAGGATCGAAGCGGTGTATCGTTCCAAGGAGCAGGAACTGAAAAGTGCCCTCGAAAAGGTCACCGACAAGAAGAAAGGCGCCGAGACGATCGAAGCCAAACGCCGCGAAGCCGCGCAGGAAGAGATGAAGCTCAAGGAGCCCATCTACAAGGAGATCCGCCAGGCCGTCCGCACCGTGGCCAAGAACAAGGGCTGCGACGTGGTTCTTGATTCTCAGGCCGTTCAGTTCGGCGGCGTTGATCTTACGGCCGACGTCATCAATGAACTGAAGAAAAAGAAGTAACTCTGGCACAATTGAAAAAAATATCCCGCGCCGAAGGACGCGGGATATTTTTTTGTCGCGATTTTACGGGCAAAGTTGTATGATTGAACAAGCTCTCAAAAAACGCTCGAAATGGAGGAGAATACGATGGCGGACATTCAATGGAACATTGTGCAGGCGGAGTTTCCGGCAGACTGCAACGTGATCGTCGGACAGAGTCACTTTATCAAGACGGCGGAAGACCTTTACGAAGTCATGGCGACCTCGGCGCCGGGCATGGAGTTCGGCGTGGCCTTCTGCGAAGCGTCGGGCGACTGCAAGATCCGCTACGAAGGCAACGATCAGGAGATGGTGGACCTGGCCGTGAAGAACGCCCAGACGATCGCCTGCGGCCATACGTTCTTCATCGTGCTGCGCAAGGCCTACCCGCTCAACGTGCTGGACCGCGTCAAAAACTGTCAGGAAGTGTGCCGCGTTTTCGCGGCGACGGCCAATCCGCTGC from Pyramidobacter piscolens W5455 includes these protein-coding regions:
- a CDS encoding adenosine-specific kinase codes for the protein MADIQWNIVQAEFPADCNVIVGQSHFIKTAEDLYEVMATSAPGMEFGVAFCEASGDCKIRYEGNDQEMVDLAVKNAQTIACGHTFFIVLRKAYPLNVLDRVKNCQEVCRVFAATANPLQILVAQTEQGRGIAGVIDGFPPAGVETAEDIEARRNLLNRIIGYKR
- a CDS encoding OmpH family outer membrane protein, translating into MKKFFRVFTLLAALTLAIAGAAYADTKIGVADMQRILFNHPNFEQVSKRIEAVYRSKEQELKSALEKVTDKKKGAETIEAKRREAAQEEMKLKEPIYKEIRQAVRTVAKNKGCDVVLDSQAVQFGGVDLTADVINELKKKK